The Flavobacterium sp. M31R6 nucleotide sequence ATCTAATTAATGAATTTATCAATACTCATACCGCTTCTTAACGAAGAGGAATCTCTACAAGAATTGTACACTTGGATCATTTCTATAATGAAATCTAACAATTATAGTTATGAAATCATTTTCTTGGATGACGGAAGTACTGACGAATCCTGGAATATTATTGAAAGTTTTGCCGCTGAGAATTCAAATGTAAAAGGGATTCGATTTATGAAAAACTTTGGAAAATCCCAAGCATTGCACGCAGGTTTTGCCAAAGCAAAAGGCGATGTGATTATCACGATGGATGCCGATTTACAGGACAGTCCGGATGAAATTCCTGGTTTGTATGAAATGATTACCAAAGAAAAATACGATTTGGTTTCGGGATGGAAAAAGAAACGCTATGACTCTGTTGTGGCCAAAAATCTTCCATCGAAATTATTCAATTGGGCTGCCAGAAAAACATCTGGGGTCGAATTGAATGATTTTAACTGTGGACTGAAAGCCTACAAGAATGTAGTAGTCAAAAATATTGAAGTATCTGGTGAAATGCACCGATATATTCCGGTTTTGGCCAAAAATGCAGGTTTTGGAAAAATTGGCGAGAAAATTGTGCAGCATCAAGCTAGAAAATATGGCGAAACCAAATTTGGAATGGAACGTTTCATTAATGGTTTTTTGGATTTGATAACGATTTGGTTTCTTTCCCGATTTGGAAAAAGACCGATGCACTTATTTGGAGCAATTGGTTCCTTTATGTTTATTCTTGGTTTTCTATTAGCTGGATATATTGGAGTTTCAAAACTATATCATATGTATATGGGAATGAAATATAACTTAGTTACTAGCAATCCTTGGTTTTTCATTGCATTGACAACAATGGTTTTGGGAACGCAATTATTTTTGGCAGGGTTTCTGGGAGAAATTATTTTGAGAACCAAGAACAACGAGGAACGTTACAAGGTCTCAACTGAAGTGAATTTTTAATTTTTTTTTGATTTATAAAAGCAATTTCTGAACTAAACATAAAATTAAAATAAGTTATAAGAACTGAATTTCTCGCTTTACGGGTCTAGCCCTGATAGAAGCGGCATCCTTTTCTTTTCTCGTTTTTTTTTGACGAGAAAAGAAAAGATATAGCGGATAGCAGGAAATAGCTCCTAAAAAAACTGATACCCTTGCTTTCATAAAATAGATTAACAACTTAAACTAAATATAAAATGCATATAGCACAAAACATTTTAGACGCAGTAAACGAATGGTTGACCCCAACATTCGACAATGAAACACAAGTGGCCATTAAAGAATTAATGACTACCTCGCCAAAAGAACTGGAGGAGAGTTTTTATAAAAACTTAGAGTTTGGAACTGGTGGTATGCGTGGTGTAATGGGAGTTGGAAACAACCGCATCAACAAATACACACTTGGAAAAAACACTCAAGGACTTTCTAATTATTTACATACTGTTTTTCCTGAACAGGCTTTGAAGGTTGTAATTGCCTATGATTGCCGTCATAACAGTCAATCTTTGGCCAAAGTGGTTGCTGATGTTTTCTCTGCAAACGGGATTCAGGTTTATTTGTTTTCGGACTTGAGACCTACTCCAGAATTGTCTTTTGCACTTAAATATTTGGGTTGTCAATGTGGTATTGTACTTACTGCATCGCATAATCCACCGGAATATAATGGTTACAAAGTGTATTGGGAAGATGGTGGACAAATTGTTCCTCCACAAGATGCAGCCATTATCGATGTTATTGAAAATTTAAATTACAATGAAATCAAATTTTCGGCAGATGAAACTTTGATTAAATATATAGACACCGAAATTGACGAAGCTTTTGTGAAATCGTCTGTTGAAAATGCAAGTTTCAACACTCCAAAAGAAGCCAAAGACAACTTGAACATTGTATTTACTTCATTGCACGGAACTTCTATTACGGCTGTACCTGCGACTTTGGAAAAAGCGGGTTATACTAATGTTAACATCGTTCCTGAACAAGCCAAACCAGATGGAAATTTCCCAACGGTTAAATCTCCAAATCCGGAAGAGCCAGAAGCATTGACAATGGCCCTTGCCTTGGCAGATAAACTAAATGCTGATATCGTTGTGGGAACTGACCCGGATTGTGATCGTTTGGGAGTTGCCGTTCGAAATAACGAAGGCAAAATGATTTTGTTGAACGGAAACCAAACCATGATTTTGATGACCGCTTTCCTATTGGAACAATGGAAAAAAGCAGGCAAAATAAACGGAAAACAATTTGTGGGTTCTACCATAGTTTCTACTCCAATGATTATGGAACTGGCAACAGCTTATGGTGTAGAATGCAAAGTGGGATTAACAGGCTTTAAATGGATTGCCAAAATGATTAAAGATTTCCCTGAACTGCAGTTTATTGGAGGTGGAGAAGAAAGTTTTGGATACATGGTTGGTGATGCTGTTCGTGATAAAGATGCTGTTGCTGCTACTTTATTGATTTGCGAAGTTGCGGCACAGGCCAAAGCTAAAGGCAGTTCTGTTTACAACACTTTACTACAATATTATGTCGATTTTGGTTTCTACAAAGAGCATTTGGTTTCACTTACCAAAAAAGGAATGGAAGGATTGGCAGAAATTAATCAGATGATGGTTTCATTGCGTGAAAATCCATTGAAAGAAATCAATGGTCAAAGAGTGGTAATGGTCGAAGACTACAAGTCATCGATTGCTAAAAACTTATTTTCAGGCGAAGAAGAAACTATAGACATGCCAAAATCTGACGTGTTGATTTATTATACGGAAGATGGTTCTAAAATTTGCGCCAGACCAAGCGGAACTGAACCTAAAATTAAATTTTACATCAGCGTAAAAACCGAATTAGACAACGTTGCTAATTTTACTAAAGTAGAAGAAGTGTTAAACGAAAAGATTAAAAACATAATTACTGCAATGCAGTTGAGCTAATGAACAACTTTAAAAGAATATTCCCTTTTGTAATTCCGTATAAAAAATATGCTTATATGAACATTTTTTTCAATGTTCTATACGCCCTTTTTAGCACCCTTTCTTTCGTATCCTTGATTCCGATGATGCAAGTATTATTCGATCAAACCAAAAGAAATACGGTAATGCCAGTTTATAAAGGAATATGGGAACTCAAAAAATATGGCGAGGATTATTTAAGTTATTACATTACTCACACCACTGATACATTTGGCGTAGGGCGTACTTTAACCATAATGGTCGTTATAATCATATCAATCTTTTTATTAAAAAATTTATGTGATTACCTAGCGATGTTTTTCATCACCTTTTTACGAAATGGAATTTTGAGAGACATGCGAAATGCCATGTATAAAAAGACAATTGAATTGCCATTGGCTTTCTATTCTGAGAAAAGAAAAGGCGATGTTATTTCTAGAATTTCGGGAGATGTCAATGAAGTTCAAACTTCCTTTTTGTCTATTCTGGAACTTATTGTAAAAGAGCCTCTGACTATTGTTTTTACATTAATAACAATGGTTACCATCAGTACCCAATTAACACTTTTTGTATTTATTTTCATTCCCATTTCAGGTTATGTAATTTCCCTTATTGGAAAACAATTAAAAAAGAAATCAACCAGAGCACAAGAAGAACAAGGAATCTTTTTATCGACTATTGAAGAAACAATGGGAGGATTGAAAGTTGTAAAAGGATATAATTCTGAAAATTACTTCAACCGTGTTTTTCAAGAATCAACTCAACGTTTTTTTCTTTTATCAAATAGTATTGGTAATCGTCAAAACCTAGCTTCCCCAGCCAGTGAATTCATGGGAATTATGGTTATTGCCATTTTGCTTTGGTATGGTGGACATATGGTTTTGATTGACAAAACATTAAATGGCGCTTCTTTCATCGCTTATATGGGATTGGCTTACAACATCCTGACTCCTGCAAAATCTATTTCGAAAGCATCCTATGCCATCAAAAGAGGAAATGCAGCCGCAGAGCGTGTTTTGGAAATCTTAGATCAAGAAAATCCTATCACCAGTAAAATTAATGCTGTAGAAAAATCAACTTTCGATTCTGAAATTGAGATTCAAAACATCAACTTTAAATACGAAGATGAAAATGTATTAAAGCATTTTTCACTTACCGTAAAAAAAGGACAAACTGTTGCGCTTGTCGGGCAATCAGGAAGCGGAAAAAGTACTATTGCCAATTTGCTAACCCGCTTTTACGATGTAAATGAAGGGAGCATAGCTATCGACGGTGTTGCCATAAAAGATTTGAATTTGCAATCACTTCGTGGATTAATGGGATTGGTGACACAAGACAGCATTCTATTTAATGACACCATAAAAGCAAATATATCCTTAGGAAAACTTGATGCAACTGATGAAGAAATCATAGAAGCTCTAAAAATAGCCAATGCTTACGAATTTGTACAAGACCTACCAAAAGGAATTTACACCAACATCGGCGATAGCGGAAACAAACTTTCCGGAGGTCAAAAACAACGTTTATCTATTGCCCGCGCTGTGTTGAAAAACCCTCCAATCATGATTTTGGATGAAGCTACATCCGCTTTAGACACGGAAAGTGAAAAATTTGTACAAGTGGCACTAGAAAATATGATGCAAAACAGAACTTCCATTGTAATTGCGCATCGCCTTTCGACCATACAAAAGGCAGATGTTATTGTGGTTATGAAAAAAGGAAAAATAGTAGAGCAAGGAAAACACGAAGAACTTATCGCTTTAGATGGTACTTATAACAAATTGGTAACGATGCAAAGTTTTGAATCATAATTTAGATTAGCAATTTAGATTTCTACTGACTAACTTATATAATTCTAATTATGTATCTAAACAATCCTAACATAAAACTTCCACAAGATTCAGATACCATTGTATGGAAGTATCTGGACTTGTCGAAGTTTTTGGATTTATTGCTTTCGCAAAAATTATTCATGTCACGCTCCGATAAATTTGAAGATCAATACGAAGGCACTTTTAGCGAACCAACGTTTGAGGAAATCAAAAAACTTTCTATAAACAATCCTGATTTCTTAAATTACTACAAAACACATCGGGAGAAAGTGGCTATCAGTAGTTGGCACATCAATGAATACGAATCATTTGCCATGTGGCAAATTTTTACCCAAAATAGTGAAGGATTAGCAATACAATCTACAGTAAAAAGACTTCAGGATGCTTTGGTTCCCGAAAAAAATTACAAACAATATATTGGAGAAGTCAATTATATCGATTATAAAAAAGAATACATTCCGTTTGATGATTTGTTTTTTCCTTTTTTGTTCAAACGAAAAAGCTTTCAATATGAACGTGAGGTTCGTATCATTACCGATGTGACTGAGAACACTGTAAAACTAAATGATGGCCTAAAAATAAATGTAGACATTACCCAATTAATCGAAAAAATATACATTCATCCCAAATCTGAGAATTGGTACAAAAATCTAGTAATTCAATTGGTAAAACAGCTAGGATTTGATTTTGAAATAGAAAAATCCGATTTAGAAAGCGATATTTTGATTTAGGTTTTTATATTGGATTATAGCTCTCTACTTTCCAATCTTTATCTGCCAAATTGATGTAATTATAATGCACTACATCTTTACTGTCAAATTTTCCATTCTTATTTGTGTCTTCAACCGTTCTAAAATACAAACGATTTTGAGATTCGATTAAGTTCCAATCAATCAATTCTTGGAAATCTGCTGAAACTTTGGTCAATTTTTCTCCACTAATTTTACTTAAATATAATGTTGTAATATCACTTACATCGAGTTTTCCGTCTTTATTGGTATCCAAATCCATCATCGAATACACCATAATTTGATTTTTAGTTTTATCGGCAACTGTTTTTAAGTAAGTAGCAGTTTGGATCAAAACAGGTTTATCAGTTAATGCTTTTATAGAATCTGATCCTATTTTTTGAAATTTAAGATTCTGCAAAAATCCCGTAATTTCATACTCGGATGCATTTGATATAGTAAAACTCAAATCATTCACACTCGACGAACCATATCTGTTTTTGGTTCCTTTTTCATAAACACTCAAGTCACCTACTGGATGGATCAAATAATCTGTTCCTTGCATTTGAATTGGTAAATCGGCAATTTTTATTTGGGTAGAATCAGTTTTAGTGAGTTCTCTCCCAACTTTCGAAGCATCGTAAGTCACTTTCGGCTTTTCAATTTCTTCTTTACAGCTTGCTAAAAGCAAAAGCGAAATCCCAATATAGACAAAATGTGATGTTCTCATAATAATTTTAATATTAAAAAATAAACTCAAATGTAATCATTTTTAAAAATGGAAAGGAAATATACAACAGATTTATTAATTCTGGCAATCCCAAGAAACAGGCTACAATCTCATATTTAACTTCAAATTAAAAACTCGGGTGGTCATATAGTTTGGAATCGCATATTCTGTTTTGGTATATACATCACGAACCCATGTATTGGTAATCGCATTTTGATTATTAAAAAGGTTAAAAATTTCAAAGCCTAAAGAAAGCTCTTTAAAGTCCTTGAAAAATTTCTTACTGGACATCCCTACTTTTTGATCAATAAACACTTTAGAAAAACCAACATCAACCCGGCGATAATCATTCAATCGGTTTTGGTACAAATAGGGATCAGCGTAAGCGGGCGAACCACCGGGCAATCCAGTATTATAAACCATATTAAGATACAGTTTCAAACTTGGGATTTTTGGCATATAATCTTGGAACAAAAGCCCA carries:
- a CDS encoding glycosyltransferase family 2 protein, with the translated sequence MNLSILIPLLNEEESLQELYTWIISIMKSNNYSYEIIFLDDGSTDESWNIIESFAAENSNVKGIRFMKNFGKSQALHAGFAKAKGDVIITMDADLQDSPDEIPGLYEMITKEKYDLVSGWKKKRYDSVVAKNLPSKLFNWAARKTSGVELNDFNCGLKAYKNVVVKNIEVSGEMHRYIPVLAKNAGFGKIGEKIVQHQARKYGETKFGMERFINGFLDLITIWFLSRFGKRPMHLFGAIGSFMFILGFLLAGYIGVSKLYHMYMGMKYNLVTSNPWFFIALTTMVLGTQLFLAGFLGEIILRTKNNEERYKVSTEVNF
- a CDS encoding phospho-sugar mutase produces the protein MHIAQNILDAVNEWLTPTFDNETQVAIKELMTTSPKELEESFYKNLEFGTGGMRGVMGVGNNRINKYTLGKNTQGLSNYLHTVFPEQALKVVIAYDCRHNSQSLAKVVADVFSANGIQVYLFSDLRPTPELSFALKYLGCQCGIVLTASHNPPEYNGYKVYWEDGGQIVPPQDAAIIDVIENLNYNEIKFSADETLIKYIDTEIDEAFVKSSVENASFNTPKEAKDNLNIVFTSLHGTSITAVPATLEKAGYTNVNIVPEQAKPDGNFPTVKSPNPEEPEALTMALALADKLNADIVVGTDPDCDRLGVAVRNNEGKMILLNGNQTMILMTAFLLEQWKKAGKINGKQFVGSTIVSTPMIMELATAYGVECKVGLTGFKWIAKMIKDFPELQFIGGGEESFGYMVGDAVRDKDAVAATLLICEVAAQAKAKGSSVYNTLLQYYVDFGFYKEHLVSLTKKGMEGLAEINQMMVSLRENPLKEINGQRVVMVEDYKSSIAKNLFSGEEETIDMPKSDVLIYYTEDGSKICARPSGTEPKIKFYISVKTELDNVANFTKVEEVLNEKIKNIITAMQLS
- a CDS encoding ABC transporter ATP-binding protein, with the translated sequence MNNFKRIFPFVIPYKKYAYMNIFFNVLYALFSTLSFVSLIPMMQVLFDQTKRNTVMPVYKGIWELKKYGEDYLSYYITHTTDTFGVGRTLTIMVVIIISIFLLKNLCDYLAMFFITFLRNGILRDMRNAMYKKTIELPLAFYSEKRKGDVISRISGDVNEVQTSFLSILELIVKEPLTIVFTLITMVTISTQLTLFVFIFIPISGYVISLIGKQLKKKSTRAQEEQGIFLSTIEETMGGLKVVKGYNSENYFNRVFQESTQRFFLLSNSIGNRQNLASPASEFMGIMVIAILLWYGGHMVLIDKTLNGASFIAYMGLAYNILTPAKSISKASYAIKRGNAAAERVLEILDQENPITSKINAVEKSTFDSEIEIQNINFKYEDENVLKHFSLTVKKGQTVALVGQSGSGKSTIANLLTRFYDVNEGSIAIDGVAIKDLNLQSLRGLMGLVTQDSILFNDTIKANISLGKLDATDEEIIEALKIANAYEFVQDLPKGIYTNIGDSGNKLSGGQKQRLSIARAVLKNPPIMILDEATSALDTESEKFVQVALENMMQNRTSIVIAHRLSTIQKADVIVVMKKGKIVEQGKHEELIALDGTYNKLVTMQSFES
- a CDS encoding DUF2971 domain-containing protein, encoding MYLNNPNIKLPQDSDTIVWKYLDLSKFLDLLLSQKLFMSRSDKFEDQYEGTFSEPTFEEIKKLSINNPDFLNYYKTHREKVAISSWHINEYESFAMWQIFTQNSEGLAIQSTVKRLQDALVPEKNYKQYIGEVNYIDYKKEYIPFDDLFFPFLFKRKSFQYEREVRIITDVTENTVKLNDGLKINVDITQLIEKIYIHPKSENWYKNLVIQLVKQLGFDFEIEKSDLESDILI